The window gtcttttttttcttattggatctttttccttttcatctctcgttttccttttcttttcttgacTCATAATACACTGACGGCTGTTGCGCATTCGCTCAATCAGACACCGCTGGGGCGATATTCCTTTTTAACCTTTTCCTTCGAATCTTGGCCGTCATTCGCGAGATTCATCACTCTCGCTATTTCGATCTTTTGGCACAAGACGATAAAACAGTCATCAGCACCATTACCTCTCATTTTCGTCATTTATTCTTTCTATTCCTCTATCACTCACTCTCATTCCCTCTTCGTCCACTCTTCAACACTCTTGGCATATTGGCGAGCTTGAACCAGCATTTGCCGCATAGGCGCCAAACTCGGCAACCCCTTTATAATCGAGTCTCTGGAACGACGAAAAGGCAAACACAGCCATGCGCTTCCTTGTCTGCTTCGGTTGGGTCTTGAGCTTATTCATCTCTCTGGTGTCTGCTCAGGACTATGACTTTGGTGTCGATGTAGTGTCTCTCACTCGTCGACAAGATCCCAATGCGCCCATCGTCGTCAGTCGCCTCCCACTGGCCTCCAACGGGAGCATACCCCTGAGGCTCGAGGTTCGCGACATGAAGGCAGACAAACGCAAGTGGGATCTGTTCATTCTAGCTCTGAGTATGTttcagtcagtcagtcaggACGATCCCCTGTCGTATTACCAGGTTGCCGGTGAGTGAGACTATGTTCAAAATGTCTTTGTCTTCGCTCCTCTGACGGATTTCTCTGGGTTTAGGGATACACGGTGTGCCTTTTGTGACATGGAACGATGTTGGACCAGCAGCCGGAGCCAGCCAGTCAGGTTACTGTCCACATAGTTCAGTCTTATTTCCAACGTGGCACCGGCCATATCTTGCCCTGTACGAGGTGAGCCATTCTCAGATCCAGACAGCCGGTGTCAACACAGCTCGTAAACCATTCTTGGGATGAGATGCTAACTCCTATTCACAGCAAGAGCTGTTCAAGCTTGCCGATGCTATTTCTCGCATGTTTAGCAATGTCACTGAACGTTTGCTATATATGCAAGCTGCATCGGATTTTCGAATACCATACTGGGATTGGGCATCTCCTGCACCGCCTGGCCAAAGCCACTTCCCCGATGTCTTCTGGAATTCCACAATGGCTCAATACGGCCCCAACGGCGTCCAAGTCATTCGTAACCctttgtactcgtactcattTCATCCGTTGGATGCAGAGGCACTCATCTGGCCACCGGTGCGTGTGAATGAATTGCGACATGAAACTCATCAATTACTAACAATTCATagctgagaagctggaatgAGACAAAGCGAGCTCCAAATACCGACATCAGTGAGCTTGAGCCTCCTTCGATGAATGACCAAGTGAACACTGCTTTGCTCGCCAAGTTACCCGAGATACAGCAGCGTTTATACATACTCTTTTCTAGTTATCACGAGTTCGATTCGTTTAGCAACAAAAATTACGCCATCTCCCAGAATCTCAGCCATCTAGACTCCATCGAGGCAGTTCACGACATTATTCACATATATGGAGGCTCCAGGGGACATATGACCTATGTTCCTCTGTCCTCCTTTGatccgctcttcttcttacaTCACGCCATGACAGACAGGTTGATATCGATGTGGCAACTTCTCAACCCCACGGCATGGATAACACCCCAGGTATCAGGAGAGGCCACATACACTGCGTTGAAAGGAACCATGCAAAACTCCAGCACGCCCCTTACTCCCTTCATGTCTTCTGCCGACGGCACGTTCTGGGATTCTGACATGTCTAGGACTACTGAAGTGTTTGGCTACTCATATGGAGACACATCAGCTCTGCCCGGAGACGGCGAGAACCCACGAAACAAGTTGATCAGGAAGATCAACAAATGGATTGGGATGAACAGCCCGGCCATGATTCGGATCAAGAGTCAGGCACAACACCGGCGGCCAAGCGGCTTATGGAAGGGCAGTCCAGGTGTCAAAGGCTTTCAGCCCAGCCTTAAAGCAGACGCGAAGAATAATGCAGCAGATGACCATTATACAGAGTGGATCGCGAATGTTTATGTGAACCACGGAGCTTTAGACGGGTCATTCAGCATTTACTTGTTTGCCGGACAGCCACCAGGCGATGCTGGCACTTGGGGGATTGCTCCAAATCTCATAGGATCAGTTGGAATCTTCACCATGAGCGGCATGAGCGGCTCACATTCTAAAATCTCCGGGACAGTGCCATTGACCATAGCATTGATGAGGCTTGTCGACCTGGGAGCACTCCAAGATACTGAATCAAGCTCAGTGGTGCCGTTTCTTCAACAGACTCTACACTTTCGTATTGCTAGCATTGATAACAAGGAGGTCGACCCAGAGCAGGTGAATGGGCTCTACAttggcatcagcagcagtagGGTGAGATTGCCTGGGAGCGAGGTTGAATTCCCGCAATGGGGTCAGCCAGCCTTGAGGCTGACAATATGGGAATAGAAAAAGGATATAGGCGCTTTTACTTCTTCGAATATCTCAAGTCAGGGGGGCACAAAGATGGAACTGTGGGTTCGTAATGTCGCAGGTAATTTTGGGAGTCTATTAACGACGGTATTTGCATGGTGGTGGTTTTACCACAAAGTAATGTACGTAATGTCTTGTGAGTTCATTAACGTTGACAATTTAGTTACCAAAAGCATTTGATACTCAATGCCGTGTCCATGATACTGTGATACAGATAACGGTCCTACGGGGTGGTTTTCGGCACATGGAAGGCACTCTCATTCGCCACCTCGGCTTTCATTGAATCATAGCGAGATCAATCAGATTTGCAGTGGCAAGTAAGTCACTGGAAAGATATGCATGTGCCACTGCGTAAAGGAACCTGCGATGGTGGCGAAGTGATCTGCCGAGCAAGGGTTTGCGGGGTGCTGATCAGGAGGGTCccgatgaagaggagcggGTCGATGAACACGAAGGACGATGACCGAGATGAATTGATGGTGTACCAGACAAGGGCAATGCCTGGGGAAGTCACTGGGCAGAGTCTAAGGGTCCGAAGGACGATGACGGCAGAGCATGAAGCTAATGGAATGCGCTCTGCAGCCTCATGTTGTACAGAAGGGCCATGTGAATCAGCCGGCGGGAGACACGTGCGTGATGGGCTACCGAGGTAGGGAACGCCATGGAATGCGGATAATTAGGAAATGACGCAGACATGCAGAGTCGTATGTTCTAGAGGGGGTATTTTGGGGATCTTTTGTCTTGGAAGTTATGCATGTTGGAAGCTGTTCGGATAGAAGGGGGCGGATGATTGGAGAGTCTGGAAGCCATGCTGTATGTCTAGCGTTTCTGCGTGGAATGTGCTTTTTACAGCAAAACGTGCAGGTGGCtggaagggggaggggaaatgAGATGCATTGGGCTGTTCTTGGGGAAACACAGGCCATACAAACGGCGTGTGTTGCATGCAACCATACATTTGGTTTCACGGTGCTATATATGCACTGATGCTCTAGTACAACCGATGGGAGCTCATGATTTGCCTGGCTGTTGGGTCGTCTGGCGAGGGAGAAACGGGTATGGGGGCCGCACTAGATTCTTTGACGTGTCTTGTACGGAATTCCAGCGCGGTGGAAGGGTGTGGCTGCTGCACGTTTTCGGGGGCCAGGTTCTTTATTCCCACGGACAAGGTTCCCAAGTGAGGCTGATGGAGGGTCCGCGGGCCTTTTGAGGGGGGGTCCAAtcgttgttgttgtgttCACCAAGTTCAAGTACATGGGTATGCGTATATTTCGGCCATGTATGCGCGATGGGATTCCTGGTGTTCGGCAGCGAGcatgagaaaaaagggaaaatagACTGCGAGAGACAGcgacaaaaagaaggaaatgcTCCGATCACGTTTAGGGCTTGCGAGGGGCGGAAATGGAAATCCGGATCTCCGACTGAGTGCGAGATGCGAATGCGAAGGTCCAATGTATGATTGATTACTGTATGAGGCGACGATGatgcgatgaagaagaacgGAAAATATCCCGAGATGATGCATACATTGCGGGCTTTCCGGAGAACTTGTCAGCCCTCCCCCTCCCATTATGTCAGAAGCTATTATGCAGTTGGTTTTGATGGATGGGCGAATTTGATTACAAGGTGCAGTTTACTGTACGGGAACGGAGCACAGCgaaagtacgagtacaccgACACTTGCGAGATCGCGACGGCGGCATGAaaggtacctaggtatgGAGGTAAGGGACTCGACTTGTTACATTGCAACGTGACTgtggagagggaaaagggaaaatacGCCCTTCGGAATCTGCCCGCTCGGTATGGTGGACATGAGGATATCTACAGGTGGAAACAAACCAAACGATGAGATTAAGCACCCATTGCGATACGAAAAATGGAAGCTTGTTTAAAAGGAAGCCTGGagagcagaaagaagaagctctgATGCCGAAGAATCGGCGCCGCCGGGGGGTGCTTACAGGGAACGGAATCCATTTTTACAGGGTCGTGATCGAACATTCCCTTACTTACGCTCGGACGCTGAGCATCTACACACAGAGAGGAAGGAGCTTGAAagcttgtgtgtgtgtgagtgagcTGAGTCGTCTTGGGTAGAGCAGAGCAGTAACCAGCACGACCAGGGGGTTGGTTACAAAAAAGCACCTCGAAACTAAAATAAGAGCTGGGAACGGAGGGATCGGGACCAGCTCCTCGGGATCCGGCACTGGGGGGGGTTTGCGGTTGGGTTGGCGAGATACGAATAGATTAAAAGAGAGAGACCCAAAGGCGAAGGAACAAAAAGCACTCAAAATCGGTGTTGGTTGTGTTGCGTATTAGAGTCGCAGAGTTGCAGCGAGGGGGGTGTGGGAATGGAAGAACAAAGAGGTTTTCTGGCCGGGGATACCGAAAGGGGGCCCGGTCcgagcctcttttttttatgCTGTTGGTTCTGCttcgagaagagagagggggggtTGATCATCGCAGATTGCTGTTGGCCGTCGGGACGGTTTCATTGCATCTTACCGGCCTGCTGGAGACTCAAAACCAAAGTTCGTCCATCACCAACCGTGTAAGCAGGCAAACTTGTCAAACAAGATCATCCGAGACTCCGCACGTCAAAAAGGCTGGGCAAGAAAGCAACAAACAAGCCGCACCCCCTCCATGCAGCATCTGTATGCTTCGctggcccttttttttcccttcccttccaGAACGGAGAAAAAATCAGGAACAGTCGCGTGTTGGCGTATCATGGCGGCAAACCCATTCCCACCCCGTTTTTTTATGCCCGCCCTCCCCCGTCCCCCTCcacctccctccccccttggTTCTTTTCTGCAacgcaaaagagaaaggaaatgCTTGTCCAAGTTCCATAAACGGAGCGCTCTGTatccgtacatgtacataatgtacatacatatcAGACATGTGGCCGGCGGATGCAACGCTGCACTGCAAACCGGGTTGGGCTgcaggaagaaaaaaaaaaaaagctaagCAGGAATAAGCAACCTCGGCGAGTTCCAACCCTTTTACTCCGTATTTTCTTACTGTATGTATTTTGTTCTGGGGGTTGTTTAAACTCTGCGGACTTTTCAGCTGGCGAGCTAATCGCGGTTAACTTCAATGCTGTCTTTGTATGTGTCTTTTAcctcctttttttattttctccGTCTGTTCCACGCCCCCTTGCGCAAATAGCAGAAAACAGTCTAGCCTTATGAAACGACAGCGCcggcagaagagaaaaaaaataaactacggagtacgatAAACCAGAATGGCCTCCATAAAAAAAGGCTCTTTTTCTTACTACTACTCGTATGCCGTACTTGTAGGGTCGGAGTGCCGCCCTTGAAAGTCGTGCCGAGGTCCCGGGCTAGCTTCTCTCTCGTGTGTGTGCGTGTATTGTCTTTTTAGGTGCTGACCTGCAGCGGAGATGAAACGCGAGCGAACCTATTCTGACGGGAAGAAACCACGAGTCCAGTCCAGTAGCGGAAGATGTACCGTTTTACGAGggtggaaaaaaagaaaggaaaaaaaagaagcagagaatTGCTCCACTCCCCCGTTCGTTCTCTCCACCGGGACGGGAAAATAAAGAGCCAAAACGGAAAACACGACTCGAATAAGAGTCACAGAggaacaaaagaaaaaacgacACGACGTCAGGGGAGGGGCGTGAATTCTCCCGGcagagcaaaaaaaaaaaaaatccagagagaaaaaaaagtgttctccgtacggagtactgtaTGCCAAAAGTAGAtggagggaagagaggggCGTCTTCCCAAACGGAAACGCGAGGGAAATGCAACTCTCCGGGGGGGCCAACAAAGGCGGAAACATGATCGTGATGGAAAGTCCATGGACTTTGGGATTTGTCgccttctttttcagctgttttgggcttcttgctgGGTTTGCTTTGTAATAATAATCCCGGAGACATGTGAAGCAGAATACAGTAAGAGAGAAAGACGAATGACAGGGGGGCGTCTGATAGGAAACTAGATTAGTTATTCGTTCCTTTACGAAGTCGAGTGGAAGCGTATTAGTGGTAGGTAGATCACTCTGCTATTTTCTCTTTAGTCGCCGGCGGACGCAGGGAGTACGGAGCTGGGTTGATATTAGACGGCGACCCGTACCCATATGCTTGTGGGTATTGTTATTTAGGTTTCATGTTTCTCCTTTGGACCCTTCGAATTGGCCATTTTGTGTTACATACGGCGGATACAGCAAAAAGGGCGCGATGTTTGATGTGATGTTGCCACGCGGAGGTTGCTGCACGATAGATTATCTTTTTGTCTAGCTCGGCAAGCTTGGGGAGTTTCTATCACGTTGTCTTAGTCCAGCTagagccatcatccatcgcTCGTAGTGCCAATTGAGATGTGGTCATCTGGCCAGCAGGACGGGACCCCTGGCCTCTGCTAGTGTGGCCTCCGGAGCATGTTCCGtggctgagatgctgcaaGGAAGTTTGACCATTGAATTGCTGAGAGCGCCAAGCGAGGTCCAAGAAATCAATGCCTGCACGCACACGTACGCTCATGTAAGAATTAGCTAGTGTGCTCCCGAGATGTCTTCCCAAGACACCAAGACATAGCCAAGACAGATGGTTTCTATCAGCTACTGCAGCCTGTCAACCGGCCCTTCGTGGAGCTAACCGACAAAACGAGTCTATTGCCATGTGCTCCTCTCAATATATTGACAGGTTACCGTTACCCGGATTTGATAGTAGCTTCCGCAGGATTAGTATTCCAAAGCCTGCAGCGCTGGTCCATCACTTACACTCGTACATCTCGTACACTTGCGCCAAAGCCGGGGCCTAGCTAGCGAAATCGCGCCTCTTTCTTTGGGCTTCAGCCCCGATGGACACCATCTCGCCTCGCGTCGTCTCTCTCTGGTTTTAGTTCCCTGTCAAGCctagcaagaaaaaaaaaataaccaGCCCGTCCGTCCGTGCGACACCTCTGAGATTTGGGGCTCGAGTTTCTACCCTGTTTTGCGCATCTTGGCCCGGCCCTAGACACAAGACCGGCTTGGAGGCGCCGTTATTAGTGGGCTTTTTGGGCTCGTTCGAAAAAAAGTGTCCGTTCCGTTGCTTCGTTTTACTCGTacttctcttttgtctccCTTGCTCTGCCcggccaagggagagagacaaaagagaagcgTGGTTCCCTTTTTGTATAATGACTTGTACGGGATACGGGGGCCTGGAGGCTCCCGAAGCGGTGATGCTGAATCGGGATACTCCACGCCCGGCTGTCGCGAATACTTTTGGGGCCTACAAAGTGCAAGACGAgatgaaaaagagacaaaaggTATCGTGGCGTATTAGTCACAAATGCACGCGTCCGAGTGCATGCATTCCCACGTGCTGACCTGTATCAGAGCAAGATGAACGAGTCTGTGTACTTCTCAATACTGATGAGATACTGATGCAGACCCTCTATGCGAGTACCGGTACCCTGCTTGACTAGAGCATTGAAGTAACCCCCTAGTTTGATGGCTGCATAAACTCCGTGCCAGCCCTTACCAGTACTTTTAATTACAGCTTCCCTTTGCGGTATATAGATGTAGTGTCGGATCCGCACCCGCGTCGGTCTACCTTGCCACAACTCCTCGATACGTCTCGCCCACGCATGTATGTCATCTTAAATTGTACCGCCAAGTAACCTTCCAGTATCCCCTAGAggcaggtacgagtaccggTACAGGAACAGCTGCAAAACCCGGAACCCAGGACAGAACCGGACCCCTACGGCccttgtacctgtacctggACTTTAGCAATGTAGCATGTATCCAGACCGGGATCACTCAGACaaaagacaaggacaaggatcAACGGCTTTGCTTTGGCCTGCCCCGTCACGCAACCATCTTTTCTTGCCTCGCTCATTCTCTCGCTGTGCTTTTTTCggtgtcttgtcttggtttgtctcgtcttgtcttgtctagGCCTCTGTTTTGTCTTGCCTCGCAGCTGTACCGCCAAGTACGTGCatacagacacagacacagtatcaccaaccaacaacatcactTACAAGCACAAAGAGTAACAATTTCACGTCCATCCAAATCccattccatctccatattcACTCAATTCTCCCTACAGTGCTCGTACGTGCATCCATTATCAATCCATATCAACATCCATACCTACCTGGATATCCATCTTTATCTCCATAACCCATATCCATACAAGTGTCCGTGTATGTACATGCGAGTACAAGCTCCTTGGCCCAGACGGACCCGGACCCGGACCCAGGCCTGCTAGTATTAGTAGGTACAGTACCTGTATATCCTATCCAATTCCATCTTCCatatccatcttccatcccatcccatcccatccatcccgcTGCTCGATCGCCAAGCCAGCCTAAACTTTGTGCTGGGACACTCCCGTTCTCTGcccaatctcctcctccttcttttcttctctcccccatTCTGACACGCTTCGGTCAGCTTTTCTGCAGCCAATCCCTCCCCCCATCTCTCACCCCCTCACTCACgcatacacacacacacacactccCTTTCCTTACATACAGTAACTCGCTGCTTTCTGTGTGTCAAACCCCCAGAAAATCCATACTATATTGTGCATACATACAAAAAGCACGAGAGTTTGCAGAACTCCCTTGAACCCAGCAGTGCGGAGAAGCTGCATTGCATTACTGGTGGTTGGTGTTGGTCTCTTCCCAATCCCATGCAGGCTTCGCACAAGCtctgccaagctgctggtTCTGGACCAATCCTGAACCaatattctctctcttcgacCCGAGGGGGGAGCAAAAGCTGGGGACAGGCCCTTTTTGCGTCCGGCCGTCGTGATCTTGTCTCTTTCTGGGGCCCGGACCCCCCAATTAACCAAGCCCGCATGCcgcggcgaagaagagactaAGACCTGAGACCACCAGCAACGCAGAGCATCGTCTCACTTGCTTGCGTCTGGCACTATTTTCctggctctttttttctgctgcatctgcagtCATTCTCTTTTTAGCcttggttctttttttgtccttGTTAATTGTACCCGTTCCTTAATCCACCTCGGCTACACCTTATTTCGACCATTTGCATTT of the Trichoderma breve strain T069 chromosome 4, whole genome shotgun sequence genome contains:
- a CDS encoding common central domain of tyrosinase domain-containing protein, with product MRFLVCFGWVLSLFISLVSAQDYDFGVDVVSLTRRQDPNAPIVVSRLPLASNGSIPLRLEVRDMKADKRKWDLFILALSMFQSVSQDDPLSYYQVAGIHGVPFVTWNDVGPAAGASQSGYCPHSSVLFPTWHRPYLALYEQELFKLADAISRMFSNVTERLLYMQAASDFRIPYWDWASPAPPGQSHFPDVFWNSTMAQYGPNGVQVIRNPLYSYSFHPLDAEALIWPPLRSWNETKRAPNTDISELEPPSMNDQVNTALLAKLPEIQQRLYILFSSYHDHLDSIEAVHDIIHIYGGSRGHMTYVPLSSFDPLFFLHHAMTDRLISMWQLLNPTAWITPQVSGEATYTALKGTMQNSSTPLTPFMSSADGTFWDSDMSRTTEVFGYSYGDTSALPGDGENPRNKLIRKINKWIGMNSPAMIRIKSQAQHRRPSGLWKGSPEWIANVYVNHGALDGSFSIYLFAGQPPGDAGTWGIAPNLIGSVGIFTMSGMSGSHSKISGTVPLTIALMRLVDLGALQDTESSSVVPFLQQTLHFRIASIDNKEVDPEQVNGLYIGISSSRVRLPGSEVEFPQWGQPALRLTIWE